A genomic region of Magnolia sinica isolate HGM2019 chromosome 6, MsV1, whole genome shotgun sequence contains the following coding sequences:
- the LOC131248446 gene encoding geraniol 8-hydroxylase-like — protein sequence MEYSSFFLWISVTCSCIYVLLLLAKKRSDQGRLPPGPFPLPIVGSLFKLGNKPNESLAQLSTTYGPLMTLKLGYVTTIVVSSAKIAKEILQKNDKVLSGRTVVDAIRALRHHEASMAWLPPNTRWRRLRFLCNTHIFTTQRLDSSQDLRQKKVQELIAYIGENCRTGRAVDIGKAAFVTALNLISNTVFSVDLVDLNSKSTQEFKDLVSEIMVDVGRPNLGDYFPLIRPIDLQGIRRRVTAKFQKLHTIFDQLIDQRLRSRSLPDTPRRDDFLDLLLDQSEVSGSELDRHDIKTLFVDIFVAGSDTSSSTLEWAMSELLHNPQAMAIARSEIAETIGTEKQVEESDIAGLPYLQAVVKETLRLHPPVPLLLPRRAESSTEICGFTIPKHAQVLVNAWAIGRDRNTWVDPTSFTPGRFLGSEVDFKGRDFELIPFGAGRRICPGLPLANRMVHLMLASLLHSFAWKLPDGMTPQEMDMSDKFGITLQKTVPLCVVPVQG from the exons atggagtactcttctttctttctatGGATTTCAGTTACGTGTTCATGCATCTATGTCCTCCTCCTCCTTGCAAAGAAACGATCTGACCAAGGGCGCCTCCCACCGGGTCCTTTCCCACTTCCCATCGTCGGAAGCCTTTTCAAACTCGGTAACAAGCCCAACGAGTCACTTGCCCAGCTCTCCACCACATATGGCCCACTGATGACCCTAAAGCTGGGCTATGTAACAACGATTGTTGTTTCATCTGCCAAGATTGCCAAAGAAATCCTCCAGAAGAATGACAAGGTTCTCTCCGGTCGAACCGTTGTGGATGCCATCCGAGCGCTACGTCACCATGAAGCATCGATGGCATGGCTACCACCAAACACACGCTGGCGGAGGCTGCGGTTTTTGTGCAACACACATATATTCACCACCCAGAGGCTTGATTCAAGCCAAGACCTCCGGCAGAAGAAAGTGCAAGAGCTAATCGCTTACATAGGCGAGAACTGTCGAACTGGACGGGCGGTGGATATTGGTAAAGCTGCTTTTGTCACCGCCCTTAATCTGATATCGAACACCGTCTTCTCCGTTGATTTGGTCGACCTCAATTCCAAATCCACGCAAGAATTCAAGGATCTTGTATCGGAAATTATGGTAGATGTAGGGAGGCCGAATCTGGGGGACTACTTCCCTTTGATCAGGCCGATCGATCTACAAGGCATAAGGCGTCGCGTGACCGCGAAATTCCAAAAGCTGCATACAATTTTTGATCAATTGATCGATCAACGTCTACGGTCACGATCGTTGCCGGACACTCCCAGAAGGGACGATTTCCTCGACCTGCTTCTTGATCAAAGTGAAGTAAGCGGCTCGGAGCTCGATCGTCATGACATAAAAACGCTATTCGTG GACATTTTTGTTGCAGGGAGTGATACAAGCTCGAGCACACTAGAATGGGCCATGTCAGAGTTACTACATAACCCACAAGCCATGGCAATCGCACGATCGGAGATCGCTGAAACCATCGGCACAGAAAAACAAGTGGAAGAATCGGACATCGCTGGACTGCCATACTTACAAGCCGTCGTAAAGGAAACCCTACGCCTGCACCCACCGGTTCCACTCCTACTACCACGCAGAGCTGAATCCAGCACCGAAATCTGTGGATTCACCATACCTAAGCACGCTCAAGTGCTTGTCAATGCATGGGCCATTGGCAGGGATAGGAATACTTGGGTGGACCCCACTTCCTTCACCCCTGGTAGGTTCTTAGGTTCTGAGGTTGATTTCAAAGGCCGAGATTTCGAGCTCATACCATTCGGGGCTGGCCGTCGGATCTGTCCTGGATTGCCGCTTGCCAATCGGATGGTGCACTTGATGCTGGCTTCACTTCTACATTCGTTTGCATGGAAGCTTCCTGATGGGATGACCCCACAGGAGATGGACATGAGTGATAAGTTCGGCATCACCTTACAAAAGACGGTTCCACTTTGTGTTGTCCCCGTGCAGGGTTGA